In Glycine soja cultivar W05 chromosome 10, ASM419377v2, whole genome shotgun sequence, the genomic stretch GCTGTTGACAACAGAGTTTTAAAAGCTGATGTTGAAACATTAAGAGCAAAGGTAAAGCTCTACTTTATACTTAAACTTACTGGCCCTTTCTAACATGTTATTCTCATTTTTAGGTGAAGATGGCTGAAGAGACCGTCAAAAGAATTACTGGGTTGAACCCAATGCCTCATGCCATGTCTGATATATCATCATTGGGCCTGCCATCATTTGATGGAAGAAGCCCTTCAGACACTTCAGCTGATGCATCTGTTCCTGTGCAAGATGATCCACATCATCACTTCTATCAACCCACATTGAATAATCCTATTCCCAGTCATGATCAGATAGTCAACAATGGTTTGGGGGGCATTTCTTCAATTGAAAATGTGCAGCAGCAGAACGCTGCAGCAGTGGTAGGTGGGAACAAGATAGGTCAAACAGCATCCCTGCAGCGGGTGGCTAGCTTGGAACATCTTCAGAAGCGGATTCGTGGTGGACCTCCATCTGAGCAGTAACTAAGTAGCCAGATCTTAAGGTTGCTTTgccaaaaaattattctaaaacaGTTATTTCTGTTGCCTATTCTTCTGGAATACATTGTAAATCATTTGATGGAGCACATGATGCTGGATTCAATTAGTGCAccccgtttttttttttttttttttttttataaaaataatataaaatgaacttTACCTTCTTTCTAGTTTAACAATTCTTAATCCCTGCGAATTTTTTTCAAGTAAATACCCTCACGATCGTATTTGGTCTTAtgatgggaaactagggatgtAAACTAATCTAGTCGAGAACTGGAAATTTAGACTTGCAAAAATAAGGAGTTACTTAAGTctgatttgtttatttaaatgagcctatttgaaagtttaaaattgacttattttaaaaaaaagaaaaggataaggTTGACTTGTGTAacttatcataaattttttgttaaacaattttttgtaactttatttagtatttagtatttattaaacattttaatactagataatctattttttaatactagTTCGTAGAATTTTTTTGGATAACAGTtcgtagtattttttttatgttcttttaaGTGGAGTTTTGAATGATGTTCTTTTCGCTATTTTGTGTTATGGCATGCAAATTGTTTTGGTATATATCCTTAATATGTGTCTGACTAAAGTGTGAGGAGGTTTATATTCAGAACTTATATATAGaggatatttaatatttaattttaaaaaaattaatacagaattttaataaaattaaaaacatttaatatttcaaaaaaccgaaaagtaaaattatgaaattattcatCAAGAGGATATACAATTCTCAAGCATTCTTAATGATATGCGTTATTAACTAGCACATTCTGTGGCACATTTCCTGGACGTGATATTCCCAATCAAGATAATCGTCGACGATCAACAgaaagcatttgaacaattttattttttaaaaaaaaaaatcggagttaataattttttttttctgaaagcaAAATATTTTACAGTTATGAGAATAGGTCTCTGAAACGTAGAGAAATTGTTTTCTCTTCCAACCAAGTGTTTTTGATACGCAGTCACGGAAGCAATAATATTATGGATAATATGCAATCCCAAGTAAGATTGGGGTGAACCAATAAAAACTCTTGAAGCAATCCCACCCCACCCGCTACCTGACTCTGTTGTCGAAACAATCTTGTTTCTGCTGCTGATAATCTCTTGGCCAAAGCCAGAGAATAGAATCACACCAACATGGATTTGAccctttctctttctccttcttcttcttctttagttACCTCGAGACTTGGTTActcttcctcctcttcctccttgGCCACCAACTCTAACGCTAACTCGAGGAAAGCTAGAATCAGCACCCGAAGAAGTAAGGCTCTAACTTGCAACGCTTTGTTCGGATTGGGCTTGCCCGAACTCGCCGTTATTGCCGGTGTTGCTGCCCTCGCTTTCGGACCCAAGAATTTGCCCCAAGTGGGTCGCTCCCTCGGCAAAACTATTAAGAGCTTCCAACAGGTCCGTTTTAGCCATATTCTGTTTTGAGTTACACGTTTTTGCTATGTATATAGAGCAGCTACTACACTTGCAAGTTGCAGTTGCAATGTAACATATTGTGAAACCTCATTCACTCAATTAGCACATGATAGTTGAAAAAATTTAGAAGAGCCTCATGCCTTGCCCATGACTACAACTCataattcaagaaaataaagTCTGTATTGTGTGAGGAAGAATTACTTCTTTAACTGGCTCCCTGTTTGTGGCTTAATTAAAGTGAGATTGGATTCAAGATTTTTGTTGTTCACAACTTCACAGTTCACATCCACCACAACACAAGTATAGCTTATTGTACAAGTAATAAAGGCTTAAAACCAAGTCATACTCATCCATAGATACGAGTAATAATCCAAATTGCATCAATGTGTAACTAAAGAGATTTAGCTACTCATGGAAAAAGAcgaataaaattaagaaaaaaaaagcaagagtGACAACCCCCGTTAA encodes the following:
- the LOC114372571 gene encoding sec-independent protein translocase protein TATA, chloroplastic-like, yielding MDLTLSLSPSSSSLVTSRLGYSSSSSSLATNSNANSRKARISTRRSKALTCNALFGLGLPELAVIAGVAALAFGPKNLPQVGRSLGKTIKSFQQAAKEFESEIKKEPDSTEENPTAAEKPIAASKQEEQETKVSTKDNV